CGGATGTCTTGCAGAATCGGTACGTCTGGGAACAAAACATCTATTACTGTGGTGATGTGCAGTGCCAGGGACAGTATCCAACCTATGCACGACGTTTATGGAATGAGCATCAAGTTGATTTAGACATTACGGACAGTGATTTAGAAGCCTTGAAAGCCGGTACGGTTGACTGGTATACCTTTTCGTATTACATGTCAACGGCAGTTACAACACATGAGGTCAGTGCAACTGTTGGCGGTAATTTTTCGATGGGCGCGCGTAACCCATATCTACAATACTCTGAATGGGAGTGGGCGGATGACCCGGCTGGTCTACAATATTATTTGGAGCTGATGAATGATCGATATCATTTACCACTAATGGTTGTTGAAAATGGATTGGGTGCCAAGGATTATTTGACAGTAGATGGTCAAATCCATGATGTATACCGGATTAGCTATCTACGTAAACATATTCAAGCAATGGCAACGGCAATTCACCATGGCGTCAAACTGATTGGTTATACCAGTTGGGGCTGTATTGATTTAGTTTCTGCAGGTACAGGGCAAATGTCTAAACGATACGGATTGATTTATGTGGATCGTCAAGACGATGGTAGTGGAACTCTGGCCCGAATCCCGAAGGACTCTTTCTACTGGTATCAGCGAGTGATTGCATCCAATGGTCAAGATCTGGGTCCCTCGGCCTCAAATTAAATGAGTGTTGCTCAGCAGTTTTCGTCGATATCGGATGAAGACTGCTTTTGGTTGTTCAATAAGATAATTAGCCGCGTCAAACAAAACAAGAGGATACCACCACCAAGCAAGGGGAGGGTCCAAGAACCGAGCATTAAGATCAAACGGGGTGCTAGCAAACTACCAATAACGGTAGTGGTGTCGATGACGGTTAAGACCCCCGTCATTAGAATATTACGATTGTTTGTGGGGATTTGTTGGATAGTGGTGAAAAAACTAATGTTGATCTGTCCGCGTAATGCACCAATTAAGAACATGGTAATCATAAGACTGGCAAAGGTCGGCCACATAAGTAGTAAGCACCCACCGGTGAAGGCCGTCAAAGTTAGCAGGGATTGCTTTGACCATCGTTTTAGCAATAGTGGTGCCAATAAGATACCTGTGGCGTTAGCTGTTAAGAACCAGCTAAGTGGCCAGTGACTATGCAACTTGCTGACGACGAGCCAAGGAACGGCTACTGCAATCGTCGCGTCGACCAGATAACCGAGAACGGCGTACAGTAACGACCATGTCGGCCATGATCGATGGCGGTCTAGCTTGACGGTGACAACCGAATCCGAGGAGAGATTGGAACGTGTTCGGAATTGCCAATCGAGGCCGGCTGAAACCAAGAACGCTATCCCCATTATTAAGATTAGGGTAGCCGGTGTTACCCATAGTAATGCCATCGTGACGAGCATTGTCGCGCTAACGATGGCCAACTGGCGAATCTGAGTTTGATAGCCGTTGACGATTTGAATATTTACGGGCGCAAAAAGGTCTGGCAAAATCGTTTTGTTACTGAGCTTATAAAAGACCCCAATTGATTTATTAAGAACGGCGACGATGACTAAACTAAGCAAGTGATTTGCCAACTAACCGTATTTAGTGCGTAATAGGCACCAATGAAGAGTATTCCCGTCAAAATATCCGTAATGAACATCATTTGTTTGGCTGAGTAGTATTTAAGTACCCGACCAGCTACTAGGTTCAGACCGATTGCCGGCAGCATTGTCATCGCCATGACGTTGCCGAGTAACTGGGGATCACCGGTCTTTTCAATCGTTAACCAGGTGACTAGGTAAGTAAAGCTATAGAAGC
This Lactiplantibacillus plantarum DNA region includes the following protein-coding sequences:
- a CDS encoding MFS transporter, with translation MANHLLSLVIVAVLNKSIGVFYKLSNKTILPDLFAPVNIQIVNGYQTQIRQLAIVSATMLVTMALLWVTPATLILIMGIAFLVSAGLDWQFRTRSNLSSDSVVTVKLDRHRSWPTWSLLYAVLGYLVDATIAVAVPWLVVSKLHSHWPLSWFLTANATGILLAPLLLKRWSKQSLLTLTAFTGGCLLLMWPTFASLMITMFLIGALRGQINISFFTTIQQIPTNNRNILMTGVLTVIDTTTVIGSLLAPRLILMLGSWTLPLLGGGILLFCLTRLIILLNNQKQSSSDIDENC
- a CDS encoding MFS transporter, with the translated sequence MKKEFRPHPNDRHNLLCYLSSMLITFFGFYSFTYLVTWLTIEKTGDPQLLGNVMAMTMLPAIGLNLVAGRVLKYYSAKQMMFITDILTGILFIGAYYALNTVSWQITCLV